From Sphingopyxis sp. MWB1, a single genomic window includes:
- the nadB gene encoding L-aspartate oxidase yields MNESDIIIIGSGAAGLTAAIALADHCRVLVLAKGELTGGSTAWAQGGIAAVLDAGDTFDNHINDTMVAGAGLNRRETVEFVIENAPQAIERLVEMGVPFNMDEGALHLTREGGHSHRRIVHVDDATGWAVQAALLKTAEAHPNITLLPGQACIDLITGRHEERYSGSGRVWGVYALDQASGKVHAHVARATILASGGAGRVYQFSTAPRGATGDGIAMAWRAGARVSNMEMMQFHPTCLYNLEVKNFLITEAVRGEGGILRHPETGHRYMPDYDERAELAPRDIVARANDDQIKRFGLDYVHLDISDKDPDFVAGHFPNIYEKLMGLGIDMTKQPIPVVPAQHYTCGGVLIDLAGRTDLPGLYAAGEVTESGLHGANRLASNSLLECFVFGEAAARDIIARWDDLDTPPPVRPWDESRVTDSDEEVVIKQNWTEIRRFMWNYVGIVRTTKRLERAQHRIQMMTHEVEDYYGHFRVTTDLIELRNLLQCAELIVKSALHRKESRGLHYTLDYPDMAAEAVDTVLVP; encoded by the coding sequence ATGAACGAGAGCGATATCATCATCATCGGCTCCGGCGCCGCTGGTCTTACCGCGGCCATCGCGCTCGCCGATCATTGCCGCGTGCTGGTGCTGGCCAAGGGCGAACTGACCGGAGGATCGACCGCCTGGGCACAGGGCGGGATTGCCGCCGTGCTCGACGCAGGCGACACGTTCGACAATCATATCAACGACACAATGGTCGCAGGCGCAGGGCTTAACCGGCGTGAGACGGTCGAATTTGTCATCGAAAATGCGCCCCAGGCGATCGAGCGGCTCGTCGAGATGGGCGTGCCCTTCAACATGGACGAAGGCGCGCTGCATCTGACGCGCGAGGGCGGCCATTCGCACCGCCGCATCGTCCATGTCGATGATGCGACCGGCTGGGCGGTGCAGGCCGCGCTGCTGAAAACCGCAGAGGCGCACCCGAATATCACCCTGCTTCCAGGGCAAGCGTGCATCGATCTGATCACCGGACGGCATGAGGAACGCTATTCAGGATCAGGGCGTGTGTGGGGCGTCTATGCGCTCGATCAGGCGAGCGGCAAGGTCCATGCCCATGTCGCCCGCGCGACGATCCTCGCGAGCGGCGGCGCGGGCCGCGTCTATCAATTTTCTACCGCTCCCAGAGGAGCAACCGGCGATGGCATCGCCATGGCGTGGCGCGCGGGCGCGCGCGTTTCCAATATGGAAATGATGCAGTTCCACCCGACCTGTCTTTATAATCTGGAAGTCAAAAATTTCCTGATTACCGAGGCGGTACGCGGCGAAGGCGGCATTTTGCGTCATCCCGAAACCGGGCATCGCTATATGCCCGATTATGACGAACGGGCAGAGCTGGCGCCGCGCGATATCGTCGCGCGCGCCAATGACGACCAGATCAAGCGCTTTGGCCTTGATTATGTCCATCTCGACATCAGCGACAAGGACCCCGATTTCGTCGCGGGCCATTTCCCCAACATCTATGAAAAGCTGATGGGGCTGGGCATCGACATGACGAAACAGCCGATCCCGGTGGTGCCCGCGCAGCATTATACCTGCGGCGGGGTGCTGATCGACCTCGCCGGACGCACCGACCTGCCGGGCCTCTATGCCGCGGGCGAAGTCACCGAAAGCGGGCTGCATGGCGCGAACCGGCTGGCGTCGAACAGCCTGCTCGAATGTTTCGTGTTCGGCGAAGCGGCGGCGCGCGATATCATCGCCCGCTGGGACGATCTCGACACTCCGCCGCCGGTGCGCCCCTGGGACGAAAGCCGCGTCACCGACTCCGACGAGGAAGTGGTGATCAAGCAGAATTGGACCGAAATCCGCCGCTTCATGTGGAATTATGTCGGTATCGTCCGCACCACCAAGCGGCTGGAACGCGCGCAGCACCGCATCCAGATGATGACGCATGAGGTGGAGGATTATTATGGCCACTTCCGCGTGACAACCGATTTGATCGAGCTACGCAACCTCCTCCAATGCGCCGAACTGATCGTCAAAAGCGCGCTGCACCGCAAGGAAAGCCGGGGGCTACACTATACGCTCGATTATCCCGACATGGCGGCGGAAGCGGTCGATACCGTGCTGGTGCCCTGA
- a CDS encoding endonuclease/exonuclease/phosphatase family protein — protein sequence MSPQSEFERRGLLGGLITLSLAACTGQLAPRATAPREGLTLATFNIWHDAGGQWPARLDLIVTALRAADPDVIALQEVLQDASKGLPNQAETIAERLGYPHVFFVGAEPETASKRYGNAIISRLPVVDVARRKLEPLDDYRTAIRVRVQKEGKPIDVVATHLAWQPEAAAVRAAQIADLLHWIPDDGVPALLLGDFNAPLDDRGLDALSPRFVSALPPKAVATTLNPAHGHEARVIDHIFVESTAFGIRKAHIIGDRPVNGLYPSDHFGVVAQISLR from the coding sequence ATGTCGCCCCAATCCGAATTTGAACGGCGTGGCCTGCTGGGCGGGCTCATCACCCTCTCTCTCGCCGCCTGCACGGGACAATTGGCGCCCCGGGCCACCGCCCCGCGCGAAGGCTTGACGCTCGCAACCTTCAATATCTGGCACGATGCCGGCGGGCAGTGGCCCGCGCGGCTGGATCTGATCGTCACCGCGCTGCGCGCCGCCGATCCCGACGTCATCGCCTTGCAGGAAGTTTTGCAGGACGCCAGCAAGGGCCTGCCCAATCAGGCCGAAACCATCGCGGAGCGGCTGGGCTATCCGCATGTCTTTTTCGTGGGAGCCGAACCCGAAACCGCGTCCAAACGCTATGGCAACGCCATTATCAGCCGCTTGCCGGTGGTGGATGTGGCGCGGCGCAAGCTGGAACCGCTTGACGATTATCGTACCGCCATCCGCGTTCGCGTGCAGAAAGAGGGCAAGCCGATCGACGTCGTCGCCACGCATCTGGCCTGGCAGCCGGAGGCGGCGGCGGTGCGCGCGGCGCAGATCGCCGACCTTCTCCACTGGATTCCGGACGACGGGGTTCCGGCGCTTCTTCTCGGCGACTTCAACGCGCCGCTCGATGATCGCGGGCTTGACGCCCTGAGCCCGCGCTTCGTCTCCGCGCTGCCTCCCAAAGCGGTCGCCACGACACTCAACCCGGCGCATGGCCATGAAGCGCGGGTCATTGATCATATTTTCGTCGAATCGACCGCCTTTGGCATCCGCAAAGCCCATATCATCGGCGACAGGCCGGTGAACGGCCTCTACCCCTCGGATCATTTCGGCGTGGTGGCGCAGATCAGCCTGCGCTGA
- a CDS encoding ABC transporter ATP-binding protein, with product MTEAAIRIDAVSKIYAGGKQALDNVSFDVPRGQIFGLLGPNGAGKSTLINILAGLVNKTSGHASIWGFDIDANPRNAKYSIGIVPQEIVFDPFFTPFETLENQAGLYGVPKGQRISDELLAAVHLSDKRDAYARTLSGGMKRRLLVAKAMVHSPPIIVLDEPTAGVDIELRQQLWDYVQSLNDRGVTVVLTTHYLEEAEELCDRIAIINHGRLIANKPTRELVDMAREKVVVVTLDADVAELPSHPAFDKVERDGERALAIHYNKDRVNAGEVLAAVNAMGHGIVDVSTREADLEDVFLNLTRAAAG from the coding sequence ATGACTGAAGCCGCCATCCGCATCGACGCCGTCTCCAAAATCTATGCTGGCGGCAAGCAAGCGCTCGACAATGTGAGTTTCGACGTCCCCCGCGGCCAGATTTTCGGGCTGCTCGGCCCCAATGGCGCGGGAAAGTCGACGCTGATCAATATTCTCGCCGGTCTGGTGAACAAGACGAGCGGCCATGCCAGCATCTGGGGCTTCGACATCGACGCCAATCCGCGCAACGCCAAATATTCGATTGGCATTGTGCCGCAGGAAATAGTCTTCGACCCTTTTTTCACGCCCTTTGAAACGCTGGAGAATCAGGCGGGCCTTTATGGCGTGCCCAAGGGGCAGCGGATTTCGGACGAACTGCTCGCCGCTGTGCATTTGAGCGACAAGCGCGACGCCTATGCGCGGACGCTTTCGGGCGGGATGAAGCGCCGTCTGCTGGTTGCCAAGGCGATGGTACATTCGCCGCCGATCATCGTCCTTGATGAGCCGACCGCCGGGGTCGATATCGAACTTCGCCAGCAGCTTTGGGACTATGTGCAAAGCCTCAACGATCGCGGCGTGACCGTGGTGCTGACGACGCACTATCTCGAAGAGGCCGAAGAACTTTGCGACCGCATCGCCATCATCAATCATGGCAGGCTGATCGCGAACAAGCCGACGCGCGAACTCGTCGATATGGCGCGCGAGAAGGTGGTCGTTGTGACCCTCGACGCCGATGTCGCCGAGCTTCCCTCACATCCCGCCTTTGACAAGGTGGAGCGCGACGGTGAGCGCGCGCTGGCGATCCATTATAACAAGGACCGGGTGAATGCGGGCGAGGTGCTCGCCGCGGTCAATGCCATGGGCCACGGCATTGTCGATGTGTCGACGCGCGAGGCGGATCTCGAAGATGTGTTTTTGAACCTGACGCGGGCGGCTGCGGGATAG
- a CDS encoding zinc-finger domain-containing protein yields MNQPAPAPETIRTSKLRVACDGTGDGLVNAALGHPRVWLEIDPDDGFVDCGYCDRRFIAIGGVADKG; encoded by the coding sequence ATGAACCAGCCTGCGCCCGCCCCCGAAACGATCCGCACGTCAAAGCTCCGCGTTGCCTGCGATGGCACCGGCGATGGGCTTGTCAATGCCGCGCTCGGCCATCCGCGCGTGTGGCTGGAAATCGACCCCGATGACGGCTTTGTCGATTGCGGCTATTGCGACCGCCGCTTCATCGCAATCGGCGGCGTCGCCGACAAAGGCTGA
- the tldD gene encoding metalloprotease TldD: protein MTSPTDPRRFLYRADALDPDLAQQLAREALAKADDGELYLQYSATESFGFDDGRLKTADYSTDAGFGLRAVSGEMTGFAHASDISAGAIRRAAETLALLDPAKAPHSPPPPRTNRHLYDEANPLDLVPFKKKVALCEQIDAAARARDPRIVQVSVSLAGSWSVVEIVRADGFLATDIRPLVRLNVSIVVEENGRRESGYFGLGGRYMYDHLFEETQWNRAIDEALAQALVNLRAVDAPAGEMTVLLGPGWPGVLLHEAVGHGLEGDFNRKGTSAFSGRIGERVAAPGVTVVDDGAMASPVGGGRRGSLSIDDEGTPTRETVLIEDGILKAYMQDRLNARLMGVEPTGNGRRESFAHAPMPRMTNTFMRGGNDDPAELLGRVKNGIFAKSFGGGQVDIVSGKFVFSCTEAYRIENGKLGDPIKGATLIGDGPSVLTKVAGIGNDMAIDEGIGICGKGGQSVPAGVGQPTLLVSGLTVGGTA, encoded by the coding sequence ATGACAAGCCCTACAGACCCCCGCCGCTTTCTCTATCGCGCCGATGCGCTCGACCCCGATCTTGCGCAGCAACTCGCGCGCGAGGCGCTGGCCAAGGCCGACGATGGCGAGCTTTACCTACAATATAGTGCGACCGAGAGCTTCGGCTTCGACGATGGCCGTCTGAAAACCGCCGATTATTCGACCGATGCGGGGTTTGGCCTGCGCGCTGTTTCGGGCGAGATGACGGGCTTTGCCCATGCCAGCGACATCAGCGCCGGCGCGATTCGCCGCGCGGCGGAGACGCTGGCGCTGCTCGATCCCGCAAAGGCGCCGCACAGCCCGCCGCCGCCGCGCACCAACCGCCATCTCTATGACGAAGCCAATCCGCTCGACCTCGTCCCTTTCAAGAAAAAGGTTGCGCTGTGCGAACAGATTGACGCCGCCGCCCGCGCGCGCGACCCGCGCATTGTGCAGGTGTCGGTCAGCCTTGCGGGAAGCTGGTCGGTCGTTGAAATCGTCCGCGCCGACGGTTTTCTGGCCACCGATATCCGTCCGCTTGTGCGGCTGAATGTCAGTATCGTGGTCGAAGAAAATGGCCGCCGCGAATCGGGCTATTTCGGGCTTGGCGGCCGTTATATGTATGACCATCTGTTCGAAGAGACACAGTGGAACCGCGCCATCGACGAAGCGCTGGCACAGGCGCTGGTCAATCTGCGCGCGGTCGATGCCCCGGCGGGTGAAATGACCGTGTTGCTCGGCCCCGGCTGGCCCGGCGTTCTGCTCCACGAAGCCGTCGGCCACGGCCTCGAAGGCGATTTCAACCGCAAGGGCACCAGCGCCTTTTCGGGCCGTATCGGCGAGCGTGTGGCCGCCCCCGGCGTCACCGTTGTCGATGATGGCGCGATGGCCAGCCCCGTGGGCGGCGGACGGCGCGGGTCGCTGTCGATCGACGATGAAGGCACGCCGACGCGCGAGACGGTGCTGATCGAGGATGGCATATTGAAAGCCTATATGCAGGACCGGCTCAACGCGCGATTGATGGGGGTCGAGCCCACGGGCAATGGCCGCCGCGAAAGCTTTGCCCATGCCCCCATGCCGCGGATGACCAACACCTTCATGCGCGGCGGAAACGACGATCCCGCCGAACTGCTGGGCCGCGTCAAGAACGGTATTTTCGCCAAAAGCTTTGGCGGCGGACAGGTCGATATCGTGTCGGGCAAGTTCGTCTTTTCCTGCACCGAGGCGTATCGGATCGAAAATGGCAAGCTGGGCGACCCGATCAAGGGCGCGACGCTGATCGGCGACGGGCCGAGTGTGCTGACCAAGGTTGCCGGCATCGGCAATGACATGGCGAT